GTGACGCTTTTGAAGACCAGTTATTGCATCATAGCCATCACTAATATCAACCCTCCATTTTTTATTTTTTTGTTTAGTTACTACCATACTGGGTTTCCTCCCTATTAGCAGTATCTTCATGTACATTATACATTATATCATTTTTTAAATTCAATTCAAAACCAAGTATATCTTCTACTATTTTCATTGGTACTCGACCAACACGTTTATTTTTATACCATTGAAAACCTTTATTAACAAGAATAAGTTTAGCCTGCTTTATTATTTTTTTTGATTGTGATTCTGAATATCCAGTCATGTTCATAACATCAATCTTATTTACAAGTGCAAAAGTTGTAGTATTAGAGTTTGATAATCTATTTTGTTTTGTAGTTTGTTTAAATTGCATATTATACTCCTTTAGGAAATTATGATATAATAGCAACAACAGAGGTAGTTGTTGACTATTTTTGTTGAGTATTTTGGTTATCTTTGTTACTTTGTTCGGTGTCAGAGATAACCTTTTTTTTGTTCCATTGCATATTGCGAATAATAGTTTTTATTAGAATATCGATAGATTCGTTAACTGTAACTTGTTTATCTTGCGAAAAATCATATGAAATAAAAGGAGGCAATCCCCAAGGGATTTCTTCTTCATTAAAAATTTCTTCTAATTGTTTTGTTGGGATTGATAATGTTGCACTATCATCATCTAGTTTAATTAAATAATCAATTCTACGATTAAATTGTCCTACATCTTCAGTAATATTTCCTTTTGCAATTGCAAAAAAATCAATAGGTTGTTTGGTACTTGTAATGATAATGACTTTTGCTGACCCCATTTTGTTATGATATCGCGCTGATATTGGACTAATCATAAAAGGATCGAGTAGTTTTAACCAATCAGATACAGTTAAACTGTCTCCTCTGATGTCATCAAGAAACAAAATTTCTTGACTATTATATTCATCAAAAGCATTAGTTGATGCTGTGACGCAGGAATCCCAAGTTTGTCCGAAATTTAAAGCTACATTTTGTAATAACGTTATCAGCTTCTTGCTGTATTTTGTTTTTCCAACCCCACTTTTAGCAGTAACAAATAAAACTGTTTTCTTGAAGCTTCTTGCTTCAAGTTCTGCAATAGTCCTATAACTTTTTCGCTCTCCTACGGTATCTAAAGCTTCATTTATTTTTCGCTTATGTTGTCCATAGATAGCGTAATAATCATTCGTAAGCAAAATATTACTTTTGGTTATTTCTCCGGACAATATCTTTTCAATTAACCAATCAATACTAAGATCTGTTTCCTTAGCTTTTTTGGTTGCACGACCTTTAACCCATGTTTCCATACATCTATGATAAACGCTAGCGTAGTTTTCACCTTTTACAGTAACAACTTCGTCTGGTTTGTATTGATATTTACTCTCGTCCTTCGCATGGACTAAGTAGGCTAAACAATTATCATATCCGTATCGACCAGACTTTAGTTTTTCTAGATATTGAGGTTCAACCCCAACAGCTAGAGCTATTCTGTTTAGTGATGCTCCTTTTTCAAACTTAAAGAGAAAATGAATATGTTCAGCTTTCTTTTTGATTACATTTTTCATCAATTCTTGATTCCAAACGTTTATCTCGTCTTTATCGTGTTTGATTCCGTAAGCCTCTTTAACAGTAATATCAGCTTTATTTAGTTTATCAGTGACTATCTCAAGTAGGGGGCGGATATTACTTTCATCTCTAGCCTTTTTTAAAGCTGTTTTATCTTGCCAAGTTTTCCAGTGTTCATCTTCCAGTTGTTGGACCAGCATGATAGCAGTTAGGTTTGCGTCTTTTTTATTTTTGTTCATTATTAAGAACTCCTTGTTTTAATTATTCTTCTAACTATTCCCTAGATAAATCAAGAGAACTAATTTTTATAATTCGCTCAAATACTTGATATTCCTAGGTTTTTGAATATGCACGGCACTTGACAAGCCCAGTGCCGTGCACGCGTTAGACATAGTTAGATTTAAAAGTGTTTCATCTTTTTCAAAGATAACCGACCTTATGACTCGTCGGCTTCGTCATGAATCCATTTGTTAATTCAACAGATTTCTCTAGTTGAAACACAAATGGATTATATTTCACTATTCTTCAAACCACGGCGTTTCATAGAAGTGTGGCACTTCCCACTTTTTACCAGAACCTAAAATCCGAGCTAGTCCCTGACCTTTTCCATAACTTCTTTTAGCCATATCTGCAAAACCAGACATCAGATATTTACGTTCATCAGCAGAATCGGCAGCACCACCTAACATGATTACAGCATCGGAGCAATTTACACGAGCCAAGGAAGGTAAAAACCCTTCTTTTGTTGCAAACTGACTAATAGCAATGATATGAATACCAGCAGAGCCACCAGTCGCAGATAGTCTGTTTATTGCATTGGTCCAGCGTGAAGTTGCTTTTAATGCTTTATCAGTCTTGTCTAGTGATTCTAATGAAGCATTTAGATTTCCGAGTTCATCGAAGAACAAGCCAATATTTGGCATGTGTTCCATTTCAAGATACTTTTCTTTTCCTGCTTCATTGATTTTTGAAAGTCGATCATCCATAATGCTACACCAATATTCAGCACGTTCAACAATCTTGGTAGGTTCTGATTGACCGTTAAATTCCTTGACGTATCGGTCGTATTTAGCAGAATTGTATTCAACTGTCCAACCTTGTAACAACATTAGTTTAGCCAAGTATCGACCAGCTAACACTGATTTCCCTGCTCTTGTTCGTGCAATGATAGACATCATGGGTACAATATCCGAATGCCATATTAGGTCTTTTGATAGCTTTATTGCATGTGTATCATCGTTTACAAATGGCTTTAATGAATCTATATTGTCTTTTACAATCAAACGCTGTGAAGTAAGTGTATCTTCAAAATAGAAGAGAATATAGCTATCTCCAGCGGTTAGTTCGGAGTTGACAACAGAGAAACGTTGATATTTACCTGATAGTATTCCAGATACTCGCTGTTCAAACTTTTCACGGTCTGCACGCTCCCAATTAGCGATATTTTCAATGGCTATATATCCATCTATTAAGGTTTCATTAACCCAGACAGAAATTTCGGGCATTTCATCTCCGTATCTAGTGGAGTTTGAAAGTTTTAGAACATCGGTTATTTGTTTATCATTAAATAGTTGTTTCAGTTTTTTAGCCAGTTTTTTTGATTTGCTAGACATTGAAGGTATTGAAATTGTTGATACTTCTTCTCGTTTTGTGAATAGAAGAACTAATAGCGATAAAAATATAGCATCTAGTAAGTAGAAGAGCAGTAGCGGTTTTGCAATATACGGTGCCAATATAGAATTTGAAAGACTTATGTAGAGTAGCAAGCCAGTTATACTGATTGTAACTACAAAAGCTATCAGAGAGATTTGATAGCCTTGTAATTTACAATTAGAAGTTGGTTTGATTCTTCTGAATCTACGCTTACGCATTGCGTTGAACCACAGTTACTGAATCAGCAACATACCATCCTACACCACTAGCTGTTGCACCGCCACGTACATTTTTGAATTGAAGAATTGTACCAAACTTTACTTCAACCTTATTTGATGTTTTGATAGTATATTCAAGATCGTTGTTTGTGTCTACAATTGAATATTTAAATTTTCCATCAATTTCTTCAATTGAACCAATTGATACAACGTTCAAAACAGGAACAACATCAGTTGTATACTCATTACCTGTTTTCTCGCTAACCATTACTATGGGTTGTGTTTTTTGTTTGAGAACCTCCTCAAGAGTTCTATTCCAGTTAGTTTTTGCCATTATTAGTACCTACTTTCTTTTTCTAAGGTCTGAAAAAATTTTTTCCAAACGAGCTATTAGATAATATTCATTATCAATCCTGCGAACTAGCTCATGATGTGACATAAAATCAATATCTGAGTCATAAGCGATAGATAGAGTTATGAAAGAAACAACATCTTGTCCATGCCAGAGCTCTTTTAATTGAGTTGGTACATTTTCAAAATGCCAGTCATTAGTAATATGTTGATAAGCTGTGTTTCCGTAGTTTATCAACCTGTAAGCATATAATTTACGAAGCGTCTGCTTCAAGTTTGTAATCATATTGACTACCTCTTAACTTTCTAGCTAGCAAGTTCTCCACTAGCAGGAGATATCGAATAGAAATTCAACTTGTAATTTCTATATGCTTTAATCATATCACCTAAAAATTGAAAATATAAGGATTGAATGTTATAATCTTAGCTGAAATAATCCGTTTTTTTTTATAGAGGTGTATTATGGTAACTAATTTATTGAAATATTATTTGTCTAATTGTCAGAAACGAATAAATGAACGTATTGAGTTGATAAATTCTAGAAGAGTATCTTTGAGAAATAGTAGAGATATTAGATATAAGAAACTAAAAAAAATTAGAAATACTCACATTTACAAAAATAAACCAAAAATTATAAAAGAAATACGAGAATTAGATTCAGATATACTCGTTGAAAAATTATCACTTACAGTTGCTCAGTCGTTGATTGATAATATTAAATTGAAACCTGATTTAATTTCAACGTCTTCTATAAAATCAGATGAGGAAAGAATGAGAAGTGAAAATTTAGAATTTAGAACACTTCAAGAATTGTTTTGGGGGGTTGATAAAGAATTTACACAAAAAGATAAATTCAATTTCTTTTTGAATTTATTTTTAGATTTGGAAAGTGACGAGGAATATTCTTTTTATATCGAAAAAATATTATTGGATTATGTTCCATATGCGAGAGAACTTGCATTTGAACAATATACAGAACATTATAAAAATTATGAATGTATTTTTGAAAATGATTCTAAAAATAATCATGTTGATACATTTGCGGAGTCTGTTTATTTATTTTGTCTTTCTGATGTGTCTGAAACAATTTTTGAAAATTTTTTAGAGTTTTTAAGAAGTGATTACACTTATGAATCTAAAGACAGTAATGGTCGTTATCAATTAAAAAAAGAAATAATTCATTTTCAAAATTTTGAAGATGCGTTTCGTAAATCAAACAAAGACATACTTGAACCGATTCTTAATAAGAATACAAATAATTCACTAGGAAATAGAGCTTATAGTATTTTACTTGATGATTTAAAACTAGGTGATGAGTTAATGATTTTAGATATAAGTAGAAGTTCAGAAGAATATGGGTACTATATTACTAGAGCAGAAAAAAATGAAATGGATGTTATGTTGGAATTGTTAGAAGCAAGTGAAGTTTATATTGAACAATTAGAGAATTTGCAAAAAGATATATTTGGTAATATTGAGCAGGAGTATTTTGATAGTGAGATGTTTTTGATTAAAGCATCACATCGTTTTTCAGAAGATAGATTTCTAAAGTTATTGGAAATAAAACAAATAGATGAATTTGAAAGCACTGTTAAATAGTTTGTAAACAACATTTTTTTGTGGATTATACTTTATCTACGATAA
This genomic stretch from Streptococcus sp. 1643 harbors:
- a CDS encoding cell division protein FtsK; this encodes MRKRRFRRIKPTSNCKLQGYQISLIAFVVTISITGLLLYISLSNSILAPYIAKPLLLFYLLDAIFLSLLVLLFTKREEVSTISIPSMSSKSKKLAKKLKQLFNDKQITDVLKLSNSTRYGDEMPEISVWVNETLIDGYIAIENIANWERADREKFEQRVSGILSGKYQRFSVVNSELTAGDSYILFYFEDTLTSQRLIVKDNIDSLKPFVNDDTHAIKLSKDLIWHSDIVPMMSIIARTRAGKSVLAGRYLAKLMLLQGWTVEYNSAKYDRYVKEFNGQSEPTKIVERAEYWCSIMDDRLSKINEAGKEKYLEMEHMPNIGLFFDELGNLNASLESLDKTDKALKATSRWTNAINRLSATGGSAGIHIIAISQFATKEGFLPSLARVNCSDAVIMLGGAADSADERKYLMSGFADMAKRSYGKGQGLARILGSGKKWEVPHFYETPWFEE
- a CDS encoding Rep family protein: MNKNKKDANLTAIMLVQQLEDEHWKTWQDKTALKKARDESNIRPLLEIVTDKLNKADITVKEAYGIKHDKDEINVWNQELMKNVIKKKAEHIHFLFKFEKGASLNRIALAVGVEPQYLEKLKSGRYGYDNCLAYLVHAKDESKYQYKPDEVVTVKGENYASVYHRCMETWVKGRATKKAKETDLSIDWLIEKILSGEITKSNILLTNDYYAIYGQHKRKINEALDTVGERKSYRTIAELEARSFKKTVLFVTAKSGVGKTKYSKKLITLLQNVALNFGQTWDSCVTASTNAFDEYNSQEILFLDDIRGDSLTVSDWLKLLDPFMISPISARYHNKMGSAKVIIITSTKQPIDFFAIAKGNITEDVGQFNRRIDYLIKLDDDSATLSIPTKQLEEIFNEEEIPWGLPPFISYDFSQDKQVTVNESIDILIKTIIRNMQWNKKKVISDTEQSNKDNQNTQQK
- a CDS encoding DUF3173 family protein — its product is MNMTGYSESQSKKIIKQAKLILVNKGFQWYKNKRVGRVPMKIVEDILGFELNLKNDIMYNVHEDTANREETQYGSN